ATTGGCATAGGCACAAAGCCCTGTTCGGGTCTACACAGGGGAATGGTTTCAAATGTTTCCCAGACAACAGCATCCATTGAACAATCTATGAGCAAGGCTGAGCTTATGTCAGGAAGCAAGATAGAATCTGTTACAATTAACATATCAGGAAGCTCGGTTAAAGGCATTACAAACCCAGGAATGATAGCCATTAAAAAGGGAGGAGGGATAACAAAGCTTGATGTTAAAAGGGTTATTGAAACAGCAAAAGCGGTTAATATTGCCCAGGATATGGAAATTCTCCACCACCTTCCTCAATCTTACAGGGTGGATGACCAGGATGGCATAGAAGATCCTGTTGGTATGATAGGGATGAGGCTTGAGACAGAGGTTTATTTTATAACAGCAAAGAAGACAGCCATCCAGAATCTTATAATGTGCGTTGAAAAGGCAGGTTTAAAAATGATGGGTTCACCTATTTTATCATTATTAGGGGGAGCAGAGGCTGTCCTTTCTCCTGATGAGAAGCACCTTGGCGTAGCCTTAATTGATATTGGCGGAGGAACAACGGATATGGCTATATTTATAGAGGGAAATCTCCATCATTTATATACAATTTCTATTGGAGGAACTAATATCACAAAGGATATCTCAATTGTTCTTAAAACATCCTTTGACAATGCAGAGAGGATAAAAAGGGAAAGGGGGTGTTGCTTTTCTTCCCTTATTTCTGAAAATGAGGAGATAGCTTTACAATCCCTAGGAGGACAAGATGAACAAACCATTCCAAGGCATGTTCTATCTGAGGTAATCCAATCAAGGATGGAAGAAATGTTTTCTATGTTGGATAGGGAGATTACAAGGTTTAAACCAAGAATAAATGCAGGTGTTGTCTTAATAGGTGGTGGAGCAATGATGGAAGGGTCTATTGAGCTTGCAAAACAAGTATTCAATCTTCCTGTAAGGATTGGTATTCCTCAAAACATAGGCGGTCTTGTTGATGCTGTATCTACGCCATTCTATGCTACATCTGTTGGTCTTGTTATGCTTTCTGCAAAGGAGCATCATAAAAAAGGGACAAAAAAGGCATCAAAACATTTTTCATGGTTAAAGGAGATAAAAGGGTTTTTTAGGATATGAAGTCTGAAGTCGGGAGTCGGGAGTCGGGAGTCTTAAGTCATATAACAAAATTTCCAAATCAGATATTGCATTATTGCATTATTGTATTATTGATAAACCTTAATTTTTGCTTTGCTGATATTGGGCTTATAAAGATAGATGGCGTTATTAACCCGATAACAGCAAGGTTTGTGAGGAATAGTTTAGCCAAGGCAGAGCAAAAAAACCTCTCTTTAGTTATTATAAAGATTGATACACCAGGTGGCCTTGTTACATCTACCCATGAGATTGTAAAAGAGCTTTTAAATTCAAAAATCCCTGTTTGCTCTTATATATCTCCAAAGGGAGCAAGGGCTGCATCTGCGGGTGTATTTATCTGCCTTGCATCTGATATTGTTGCTATGGCACCATCTACACATATAGGAGCTGCACATCCTGTTTCAATGGGAGAGGGAATGTCGGAGAAGATTGAAGAAAAGATTTTAAATGACCTTGTTGCAGAGATAAAGGGAATAGCAAAAGAGAGAAAGAGGAATATTGAATGGGCAGAGGAGGCTGTTAGGGAGAGCAAATCAATAACAGAAGAAGAGGCAATTTCTCTTAATATTTGCGACATTGTTGCCCTTGATTTAGATGACCTACTAAATAAACTTAACGGAAGGATAATAACAAGGGATAATAAGAAGATTGTCCTTCATACAAAAAACAAAAAAATGGATGAGATAAATATGAGTTTTAGGGAAAAATTCCTACATTCTCTGGCTGAACCAAATATTGCCTATATCTTTTTAATACTTGGGATATATGGTTTAATATATGAATTTGCCTCGCCTGGTATTGGCTTGGGTGCTGTTTTGGGAAGTATATTTTTGATAATGGCATTCTTTGGGCTTTCAAACCTATCAATTAACCTTGCTGGTCTTCTTCTTATCCTCTTAGGGTTTGTTTTGCTCATTGCCGAGATAAAGGCACAAACCCCTGGAGTATTCCTTTTGGGTGGTGGCGTAGCCTTAACATTAGGCTCATTTATGCTCATTGATGCAGGTTTTTCTCCAGAGGTTGCCATTTCAAGCTCTCTCATTCTCTCTGTTTCCATAACAACGGTTGTTTTGTTTTTTATATTGATAACCCTAGGGTTAAAGGCACAATTTAGAAAGGTAAAAACAGGCTCAAAGGGGATGATTGGAAATAGGGGAAGGGCAACAACCCAAATTCAAAGAGAAGGGATGGTATTTGTTGATGGTGAGCTATGGAAAGCAAGATCAGACGAAGACATAGAAAAGGATAGCGAAATAGAGGTTATTGCTATTGAAGGCTTGGTTCTTAAGATAAAGAAAGCTTAAGTTTTGAATGTGTATTACCAAGATAAGATAGAATCCCTAAAAAGTATTTTCAAAAAAGAAGAGCTTTTTTTAGAAGGGGATTTTTTGGTAGTAGATAATGCGAGGTATCCAATTATCAACGATGTTATCATTTTATCCAAACCAAGCGAATATACTGATTTTGTAAAGAAAGAATTAAGGATAAAAGATGCTGCCAACAATAGGGAAGTAGAAGATTTTGCAAGAGACATTCAATATACATTTTCAAAGGAATGGGAGCAATACAATGAAATTTTACCTGAACATAAGGGAGAATTTTTGGAATATTTTGACCTTGTTCCCCTTGCTTTGCTACAGAATTTACGGATATGCGACCTTGGTTGTGGAAATGGTAGATGGAGCTATTATTTAAAAGATGTTTGTAAGGAGATGATTCTTATTGATTTTTCTGATGCTATCTTTATAGCAAGGAAGAATTTAACAAATGCCAATAATTGCCTATTCTTTATGATGGATTTGAAAAACCTTCCATTTAAAGACAATTTTTGCGATTTTTTGTTTTGCTTGGGCGTTTTGCATCACCTTCCAACCCCTTGCCTGAATGAAGTTATAAACCTTAAGAGATTTGCCCCTACATTACTCATTTATCTCTATTATTCTTTGGATAATAAACCTATATATTTTCGTCTTGTTTTAAAAATAGTAACCTTGTTGCGGATGCATCTTTGTAGAATTAAAAGCCCAATCTTTAGGGAAATATTCTCGCAATTTGGGACATTTTTTTTCTATATTCCCCTAATATTTTTGGGACAATTATTAAAACCCGTAGGACTTGGTAAGTATATTCCCCTCTATGAAACCTATAATGAAAAAAGCATTAAACGCATCAGGCAAGATGTTTATGACAGATTTTTTACCCGTATTGAACAGAGGGTCTGCCGCAAAGAGATTTTAGAATTGAAAAATACCTTTACAAACATTATTATATCTGAGAATAAACCCTATTGGCATTTTTTATGCAAAAGATGATGGATGGAGACAATATGCACAAATAGAAAAGTATGGTTTAATTATGAAATTTTGGAAACCATTGAGGCTGGAATTTCACTTACAGGATGTGAGGTAAAGGGTTTAAGGGAAAGAAGGGGGAATATAAGTGAAGCATTTGCTAGAATAGAAAATAATGAATGTTTTCTATATAATTGTCATATTAGTCAAGCCGGAGGGGATTTAGCAAGAAAGAAAAAGCTCCTCCTTCATAAATACCAGATTGAAAGATTAAGGGGAAAGATAGAGGAGAAAAGAATGGCTCTTGTTCCAACAAAGATGTATTTTAAAAAAGGAAGGGTAAAGGTAGAGCTTGGGCTTGGTAGAGGAAAGAGGCTTTATGACAAAAGGGAAGCAATAAAGAAAAAAATCCATAATCGGGAGATAGAGAGGGGATTAAAAAATAATAGACAATTATGATGAGAAAGGAAGAAATAGTAAGGGAAACAAAGGAAACAAGGATAAGACTAAACCTAAATCTTGATGGAGGTGGAGAATCTAATATAAAAACAAGCATTCCATTTTTTGACCACCTTCTCTCATTGCTTTCACACCATAGTATGTTTGACCTTGATATAGAAGCAAATGGAGACCTTCCACACCATATCATTGAGGATATCGGAATCTGCCTAGGAGAAGCATTTAATAAGACATTGGGGAATAAAAAGGGAATAAATAGGTATGCTGATATAACCATTCCTATGGACGAGGCATTGGTTATTGTATCTTTGGACATATCAGGAAGGCCAAATCTTGTTATAAAAAGGGATAATATTGCTTT
This window of the bacterium genome carries:
- the ftsA gene encoding cell division protein FtsA; this encodes MSPIVGLDIGTTKVCVCVAEIKKNGKIEIIGIGTKPCSGLHRGMVSNVSQTTASIEQSMSKAELMSGSKIESVTINISGSSVKGITNPGMIAIKKGGGITKLDVKRVIETAKAVNIAQDMEILHHLPQSYRVDDQDGIEDPVGMIGMRLETEVYFITAKKTAIQNLIMCVEKAGLKMMGSPILSLLGGAEAVLSPDEKHLGVALIDIGGGTTDMAIFIEGNLHHLYTISIGGTNITKDISIVLKTSFDNAERIKRERGCCFSSLISENEEIALQSLGGQDEQTIPRHVLSEVIQSRMEEMFSMLDREITRFKPRINAGVVLIGGGAMMEGSIELAKQVFNLPVRIGIPQNIGGLVDAVSTPFYATSVGLVMLSAKEHHKKGTKKASKHFSWLKEIKGFFRI
- a CDS encoding nodulation protein NfeD, whose protein sequence is MKSEVGSRESGVLSHITKFPNQILHYCIIVLLINLNFCFADIGLIKIDGVINPITARFVRNSLAKAEQKNLSLVIIKIDTPGGLVTSTHEIVKELLNSKIPVCSYISPKGARAASAGVFICLASDIVAMAPSTHIGAAHPVSMGEGMSEKIEEKILNDLVAEIKGIAKERKRNIEWAEEAVRESKSITEEEAISLNICDIVALDLDDLLNKLNGRIITRDNKKIVLHTKNKKMDEINMSFREKFLHSLAEPNIAYIFLILGIYGLIYEFASPGIGLGAVLGSIFLIMAFFGLSNLSINLAGLLLILLGFVLLIAEIKAQTPGVFLLGGGVALTLGSFMLIDAGFSPEVAISSSLILSVSITTVVLFFILITLGLKAQFRKVKTGSKGMIGNRGRATTQIQREGMVFVDGELWKARSDEDIEKDSEIEVIAIEGLVLKIKKA
- a CDS encoding class I SAM-dependent methyltransferase: MYYQDKIESLKSIFKKEELFLEGDFLVVDNARYPIINDVIILSKPSEYTDFVKKELRIKDAANNREVEDFARDIQYTFSKEWEQYNEILPEHKGEFLEYFDLVPLALLQNLRICDLGCGNGRWSYYLKDVCKEMILIDFSDAIFIARKNLTNANNCLFFMMDLKNLPFKDNFCDFLFCLGVLHHLPTPCLNEVINLKRFAPTLLIYLYYSLDNKPIYFRLVLKIVTLLRMHLCRIKSPIFREIFSQFGTFFFYIPLIFLGQLLKPVGLGKYIPLYETYNEKSIKRIRQDVYDRFFTRIEQRVCRKEILELKNTFTNIIISENKPYWHFLCKR
- the smpB gene encoding SsrA-binding protein SmpB, yielding METICTNRKVWFNYEILETIEAGISLTGCEVKGLRERRGNISEAFARIENNECFLYNCHISQAGGDLARKKKLLLHKYQIERLRGKIEEKRMALVPTKMYFKKGRVKVELGLGRGKRLYDKREAIKKKIHNREIERGLKNNRQL
- the hisB gene encoding imidazoleglycerol-phosphate dehydratase HisB, with the translated sequence MMRKEEIVRETKETRIRLNLNLDGGGESNIKTSIPFFDHLLSLLSHHSMFDLDIEANGDLPHHIIEDIGICLGEAFNKTLGNKKGINRYADITIPMDEALVIVSLDISGRPNLVIKRDNIAFEFSGIVDGLDTSLIQAFLKAFVDNSKITLHIVILYGSDTHHIIEAIFKGIGRVLKGATRIEREDIPSSKGMI